Proteins encoded together in one Lathyrus oleraceus cultivar Zhongwan6 chromosome 5, CAAS_Psat_ZW6_1.0, whole genome shotgun sequence window:
- the LOC127080975 gene encoding uncharacterized protein LOC127080975, protein MDMAPDRRQLQSMFQHDKESFKEYAQRWREMDSQVEPPLAEKELAELASLGLSELVAIGARIEYGVRNGKLAAVAGTSNANPKKFSRGFPRKKEGETNVVTVGQGRAPPRRRPQQYSPQQYVQQPFPYQQPLYPVQYTPQPYIAAVTPAFNQQPAQAYQAPPAYRPTPVQQRVAAPLAYQQAPAAPVYQQPRAQALRQNAQNQNRKQGDRATFNPIPMTYTELYPSLLQKGLVVPIPMGPPPDCLPPWYNPNAHCPFHEGALGNDLEGCYALKHRVRELIESKILSFKDMGPNVKNNPLPPHGDPTVNAIEDASVGVMVEKVEDVKTPLAVFHARLVEVGLINVRHDNCEECATHPRGCQMVRDNIQNLMNKGVLQISSVAKNKDVLVIEPCFNLPEPVEIPYYNGGVVSENSKLSPIEICMPTPFPYESTKVVPWKYEITAGQGMSRMTRSGRIYTPEFNVTPQGQNKESTVATPTKEPKAVQSEGAVEFLKLIERNDYKVVDQLHQTPSKISIMSLLLNSQAHREAFFKVLAQAHVTQSITVDQFDGVVANITACNTLSFSGEELPEDGQNHNRALHISIKCKDDALVRDLIDIGSSLNVMPKRTLAKLSYQGPAMKPSALVVKTFDGSRRTVIGEFVVDNQLIIISGEEDFVVSHLSSFRYIEADEDALETPFQALEIANATFVEMKDPVGKACSYFASLKSAKSSIEGGNPEGWGQLIDIREKHDRFGLGYVPSAAKGA, encoded by the exons atggacatggcgcctgacagaagACAGTTGCAAAGCATGTTCCAGCATGACAAGGAGtccttcaaggaatatgctcagagatggagggagaTGGATTCTCAAGTTGAACCACCTCTAGCTGAGAAGGAATTGGCTGAACT TGCTTCCTTGGGATTATCCGAGCTTGTGGCTATAGGAGCTCGCATTGAATATGGTGTAAGAAATGGCAAACTGGCGGCTGTAGCTGGAACTTCAAATGCTAATCCAAAGAAGTTCTCTAGAGGGTTTcccagaaagaaggaaggggaaacaaATGTTGTGACCGTTGGCCAAGGAAGAGCTCCTCCAAGAAGGAGACCACAACAATATTCACCTCAGCAATATGTCCAACAACCCTTTCCATATCAGCAGCCCCTATATCCCGTACAGTACACCCCGCAGCCGTACATAGCTGCTGTGACGCCCGCATTCAATCAACAACCTGCTCAGGCTTATCAAGCGCCTCCAGCCTATCGACCGACTCCAGTTCAACAACGTGTTGCGGCTCCTCTAGCTTACCAACAAGCACCAGCAGCTCCTGTCTATCAACAGCCGAGAGCTCAAGCTCTGAGGCAAAATGCTCAAAACCAGAATAGGAAGCAAGGGGATAGGGCGACCTTCAATCCAATCCCAATGACGTACACTGAGCTTTATCCCTCCCTGTTGCAAAAGGGTTTGGTGGTTCCCATACCTATGGGACCTCCACCTGATTGTCTTCCTCCATGGTACAACCCTAATGCACACTGTCCTTTTCATGAAGGTGCCCTCGGTAATGACCTAGAGGGTTGTTACGCTCTGAAGCATAGGGTTCGTGAACTGATTGAAAGTAAGATCCTGTCTTTTAAGGATATGGGACCGAAtgtgaagaacaatcctcttcctCCCCATGGAGATCCTACAGTAAATGCCATTGAAGATGCCTCTGTTGGTGTTATGGTTGAGAAGGTGGAAGATGTCAAGACTCCTTTGGCAGTGTTCCATGCCCGACTGGTGGAAGTTGGCCTGATTAATGTTCGCCATGACAACTGTGAAGAGTGTGCCACACACCCAAGAGGGTGTCAGATGGTACGAGATAATATCCAAAACTTGATGAATAAAGGAGTGCTTCAGATATCTAGTGTTGCAAAGAACAAAGACGTGTTGGTAATTGAACCTTGTTTCAATTTACCTGAACCAGTTGAAATCCCATATTACAATGGTGGAGTGGTTTCGGAGAATAGTAAATTGTCGCCTATTGAGATATGTATGCCCACGCCTTTTCCATACGAGAGCACCAAGGTTGTGCCTTGGAAATATGAGATTACCGCTGGACAAG GGATGAGCagaatgacccgtagtggtcgaatCTATACGCCTGAATTCAATGTGACTCCTCAAGGGCAAAACAAGGAATCAACAGTTGCAACTCCCACTAAAGAACCCAAAGCGGTCCAATCCGAAGGTGCTGTTGAATTCTTGAAGTTGATCGAGAGAAATGACTACAAGGTTGTGGACCAGTTGCATCAAACACCATCTAAGATCTCTATTATGTCTCTGTTATTGAACTCCCAAGCCCATAGGGAGGCTTTTTTTAAGGTGCTTGCCCAAGCTCATGTAACGCAAAGCATAACAGTAGACCAATTTGATGGAGTAGTTGCAAATATCACAGCTTGCAATACTTTAAGCTTTAGTGGAGAGGAATTACCTGAGGATGGACAAAATCACAATCGTGCTCTCCATATCTCAATAaaatgcaaagatgatgctttggtAAGAGACTTGATTGATATCGGATCTTCTCTAAATGTTATGCCAAAGAGAACACTCGccaagttatcttatcaaggaccaGCTATGAAACCTAGTGCCTTGGTAGTGAAAACTTTTGATGGTTCCAGGAGAaccgtgattggagag tttgttgTGGACAATCAACTGATTATTATCTCCGGGGAGGAGGACTTTGTGGTTAGTCATCTTTCATCCTTCAGATATATCGAGGCTGATGAGGACGCTTTGGAAACTCctttccaagctcttgaaatagccaaTGCCACTTTTGTGGAGATGAAGGACCCAGTTGGGAAAGCTTGTTCATATTTCGCTTCTCTGAAAAGCGCAAAGTCTAGCATTGaaggaggaaaccctgaaggtTGGGGTCAGCTTATTGATATTCGTGAGAAGCATGATCGCTTTGGTCTGGGATATGTGCCTTCCGCTGCGAAAGGAGCCTGA